A section of the Triticum dicoccoides isolate Atlit2015 ecotype Zavitan chromosome 7A, WEW_v2.0, whole genome shotgun sequence genome encodes:
- the LOC119330513 gene encoding uncharacterized protein LOC119330513 yields MKMAGSVVLLISLLSAIAPLPSEALNVRGHLLKSKTFRSPPILLGPGSVSNKYHHDVDFPRGHLAVKSFDAEVVDENGVPVPLHETYLHHWVAEPYYALKNSQSPDTQNLPKGMLKRNDGVCKTTLGQYFGLGSETRHTATWVPDPYGIEIGNEDKAPEGYEEKWLLNIHAIDTRGVVDKPSCTECKCDFYNVTIDEYGRTISKNYTGGLFCCYDQTQCRVKEGFNGEVRKLFLQYTVTWLDWTDAVVPVKIYIFDVTDTAMLDGTPEHSCKVEYQVEECSAENRANNECIHTKTARAALPRGGDIVFSVAHQHSGGVGASLHGQDGRLLCESLPTYGTGKEAGNEANYIVGMSTCYPKPGSIKVSDGEVLTIVSNYSSVRQHTGVMGLVYILVAEPQEPAPAPSLCFSFPVPWCLPAWMSSNM; encoded by the exons ATGAAAATGGCTGGCTCTGTTGTGCTGCTCATTTCACTCCTATCGGCTATTGCTCCCCTACCCTCTGAAGCCCTCAACGTGAGAGGCCATCTTCTTAAATCAAAGACGTTCCGTTCTCCGCCCATCTTACTGGGCCCTGGATCAGTCTCAAACAAGTACCACCATGATGTCGACTTCCCCCGAGGCCACCTTGCAGTCAAGAGCTTTGATGCAGAGGTCGTCGATGAGAATGGCGTCCCTGTCCCGCTCCATGAGACTTACCTGCATCACTGGGTTGCAGAACCATACTATGCTCTGAAGAACAGTCAGAGCCCCGATACGCAGAATCTTCCAAAAGGAATGCTTAAAAGGAATGATGGAGTGTGCAAGACCACACTAGGCCAGTACTTCGGGCTCGGTTCCGAGACTCGCCACACTGCCACATGGGTTCCTGATCCTTATGGAATTGAGATTGGCAATGAAGACAAGGCCCCTGAAGGCTATGAGGAGAAATGGTTGCTCAATATTCATGCCATCGACACAAGGGGCGTGGTCGACAAGCCTAGCTGCACCGAGTGCAAGTGCGACTTTTACAATGTCACAATTGATGAGTATGGGCGCACAATCTCAAAGAACTACACTGGTGGGCTATTTTGCTGCTATGATCAGACCCAGTGTCGGGTCAAAGAAGGGTTCAATGGCGAGGTGCGGAAGTTGTTCTTGCAGTACACCGTGACGTGGCTCGACTGGACTGATGCGGTGGTGCCTGTCAAGATTTACATATTTGACGTTACGGATACTGCTATGCTCGATGGTACTCCTGAACATTCTTGCAAG GTTGAGTATCAAGTCGAGGAATGCAGCGCAGAAAACCGAGCCAACAATGAGTGCATCCATACTAAGACTGCTAGAGCGGCCTTGCCGCGTGGAGGAGATATCGTGTTCAGTGTTGCGCACCAGCACTCCGGAGGAGTTGGTGCTTCTTTGCATGGCCAG GATGGACGCCTTCTTTGTGAATCGCTTCCAACTTACGGCACAGGGAAGGAGGCAGGAAACGAGGCGAACTACATCGTTGGCATGTCGACGTGCTACCCTAAGCCAGGATCCATCAAGGTCAGTGACGGTGAGGTGCTGACCATCGTCTCCAACTACAGCAGCGTGCGCCAGCACACCGGCGTCATGGGCCTGGTCTACATCCTCGTGGCCGAGCCGCAGGAGCCAGCTCCGGCGCCATCCCTGTGCTTCAGTTTCCCAGTCCCAT GGTGCCTACCGGCATGGATGTCTAGCAACATGTGA